From one Amaranthus tricolor cultivar Red isolate AtriRed21 chromosome 17, ASM2621246v1, whole genome shotgun sequence genomic stretch:
- the LOC130803477 gene encoding protein indeterminate-domain 11-like isoform X2 — MLYTQPSASSFASTHQVQPPPAKKKRGLPGNPDPEAEVIALSPKSLLATNRFICEICNKGFQRDQNLQLHRRGHNLPWKLKQRAKDQIIRKKVYVCPEPSCVHHEPSRALGDLTGIKKHFCRKHGEKKWKCEKCSKKYAVQSDWKAHSKICGTREYRCDCGTLFSRRDSFITHRAFCDALAEESARGINPLISFPSSVSSHQTGVSLNTCSTPLSHLTLPPHLSSHHQLLQSLPLKREPNTDHHHNLITMRSDNNNNNHNNNNNNNNNNNNNIPPWLACPPPPQQNMVDIGGSHHPLDHHQQPSHLYTFNQYDQNGGVGPTLSSFQAPANPQMSATALLQKAAEMGVTVSTSCGLAGFIGDDQTEEHNQQSSMLHDVMLLTSFQSNSVSGGFDSSGFGDFHQAMAATKAAQGNGGGGGSGGGGGNEGLTRDFLGLRTFSHKDFLNMAALGHMSSSSPSFPQQHDHQNQTPW, encoded by the exons ATGTTGTACACTCAACCATCCGCCTCATCATTTGCTTCTACTCATCAAGTTCAACCTCCTCCTGCTAAGAAGAAAAGAGGCCTCCCCGGAAACCCAG ACCCAGAAGCGGAAGTGATAGCACTATCACCAAAGAGTTTACTAGCAACAAACAGGTTTATATGTGAGATATGCAACAAAGGGTTTCAAAGAGATCAAAATTTACAGCTTCATAGGAGAGGACATAATCTACCATGGAAGCTAAAACAAAGAGCTAAAGATCAGATAATAAGAAAGAAAGTGTACGTTTGTCCAGAGCCAAGCTGTGTGCACCATGAACCTTCTAGAGCACTTGGGGATTTAACTGGGATTAAGAAGCATTTTTGTAGGAAACATGGTGAGAAGAAGTGGAAATGTGAAAAATGCTCTAAGAAATATGCTGTTCAATCTGATTGGAAAGCTCATTCTAAGATTTGTGGTACTAGAGAGTATAGATGTGATTGTGGCACTCTTTTCTCTAG aAGGGACAGTTTCATAACACACAGAGCATTTTGTGATGCATTAGCAGAAGAAAGTGCAAGAGGAATAAATCCACTAATTAGTTTTCCATCCTCAGTATCATCTCACCAAACTGGTGTTTCATTAAACACATGTTCAACCCCATTATCCCATCTCACTCTTCCCCCTCACTTATCTTCTCATCATCAACTCTTACAATCTCTTCCTCTTAAAAGAGAGCCTAATACTGATCATCACCATAATTTAATCACCATGAGAtcagataataataataataatcataataataataataataataataataataacaataataatattccaCCATGGTTAGCTTGTCCTCCCCCACCACAACAAAATATGGTTGATATTGGTGGGTCCCACCACCCTCTTGACCACCACCAACAACCTTCTCATTTGTATACTTTTAACCAGTATGATCAAAATGGTGGGGTGGGGCCTACATTATCTTCTTTTCAAGCGCCGGCAAATCCCCAGATGTCGGCGACGGCGTTACTACAAAAGGCGGCGGAGATGGGTGTGACGGTTAGTACTAGTTGTGGACTAGCTGGGTTTATAGGAGATGATCAAACAGAAGAACATAATCAGCAGTCTTCTATGTTGCATGATGTTATGTTGTTGACATCTTTTCAGTCAAACTCAGTAAGTGGTGGGTTTGACTCCTCGGGGTTTGGAGATTTTCATCAAGCTATGGCGGCTACAAAGGCGGCGCAAGGTAATGGAGGTGGTGGAGggagtggtggtggtggtgggaaTGAGGGGTTGACTAGAGATTTCTTGGGGTTGAGAACTTTTTCACATAAGGATTTTCTTAACATGGCAGCACTTGGACATATGAGTTCATCTTCACCTTCTTTTCCACAACAACATgatcatcaaaatcaaacacctTGGTAA
- the LOC130803477 gene encoding protein indeterminate-domain 7-like isoform X1, translating into MMKGLGLDESMSNLTSTISGETSISSNARNDNQSSSTATNVAATASTNTMLYTQPSASSFASTHQVQPPPAKKKRGLPGNPDPEAEVIALSPKSLLATNRFICEICNKGFQRDQNLQLHRRGHNLPWKLKQRAKDQIIRKKVYVCPEPSCVHHEPSRALGDLTGIKKHFCRKHGEKKWKCEKCSKKYAVQSDWKAHSKICGTREYRCDCGTLFSRRDSFITHRAFCDALAEESARGINPLISFPSSVSSHQTGVSLNTCSTPLSHLTLPPHLSSHHQLLQSLPLKREPNTDHHHNLITMRSDNNNNNHNNNNNNNNNNNNNIPPWLACPPPPQQNMVDIGGSHHPLDHHQQPSHLYTFNQYDQNGGVGPTLSSFQAPANPQMSATALLQKAAEMGVTVSTSCGLAGFIGDDQTEEHNQQSSMLHDVMLLTSFQSNSVSGGFDSSGFGDFHQAMAATKAAQGNGGGGGSGGGGGNEGLTRDFLGLRTFSHKDFLNMAALGHMSSSSPSFPQQHDHQNQTPW; encoded by the exons ATGATGAAGGGTTTGGGATTAGATGAAAGCATGTCAAATTTAACTTCTACAATATCTGGTGAAACAAGCATTTCTTCCAATGCTAGAAACGATAATCAATCTTCCTCCACCGCCACCAACGTCGCCGCCACCGCCAGCACCAACACCATGTTGTACACTCAACCATCCGCCTCATCATTTGCTTCTACTCATCAAGTTCAACCTCCTCCTGCTAAGAAGAAAAGAGGCCTCCCCGGAAACCCAG ACCCAGAAGCGGAAGTGATAGCACTATCACCAAAGAGTTTACTAGCAACAAACAGGTTTATATGTGAGATATGCAACAAAGGGTTTCAAAGAGATCAAAATTTACAGCTTCATAGGAGAGGACATAATCTACCATGGAAGCTAAAACAAAGAGCTAAAGATCAGATAATAAGAAAGAAAGTGTACGTTTGTCCAGAGCCAAGCTGTGTGCACCATGAACCTTCTAGAGCACTTGGGGATTTAACTGGGATTAAGAAGCATTTTTGTAGGAAACATGGTGAGAAGAAGTGGAAATGTGAAAAATGCTCTAAGAAATATGCTGTTCAATCTGATTGGAAAGCTCATTCTAAGATTTGTGGTACTAGAGAGTATAGATGTGATTGTGGCACTCTTTTCTCTAG aAGGGACAGTTTCATAACACACAGAGCATTTTGTGATGCATTAGCAGAAGAAAGTGCAAGAGGAATAAATCCACTAATTAGTTTTCCATCCTCAGTATCATCTCACCAAACTGGTGTTTCATTAAACACATGTTCAACCCCATTATCCCATCTCACTCTTCCCCCTCACTTATCTTCTCATCATCAACTCTTACAATCTCTTCCTCTTAAAAGAGAGCCTAATACTGATCATCACCATAATTTAATCACCATGAGAtcagataataataataataatcataataataataataataataataataataacaataataatattccaCCATGGTTAGCTTGTCCTCCCCCACCACAACAAAATATGGTTGATATTGGTGGGTCCCACCACCCTCTTGACCACCACCAACAACCTTCTCATTTGTATACTTTTAACCAGTATGATCAAAATGGTGGGGTGGGGCCTACATTATCTTCTTTTCAAGCGCCGGCAAATCCCCAGATGTCGGCGACGGCGTTACTACAAAAGGCGGCGGAGATGGGTGTGACGGTTAGTACTAGTTGTGGACTAGCTGGGTTTATAGGAGATGATCAAACAGAAGAACATAATCAGCAGTCTTCTATGTTGCATGATGTTATGTTGTTGACATCTTTTCAGTCAAACTCAGTAAGTGGTGGGTTTGACTCCTCGGGGTTTGGAGATTTTCATCAAGCTATGGCGGCTACAAAGGCGGCGCAAGGTAATGGAGGTGGTGGAGggagtggtggtggtggtgggaaTGAGGGGTTGACTAGAGATTTCTTGGGGTTGAGAACTTTTTCACATAAGGATTTTCTTAACATGGCAGCACTTGGACATATGAGTTCATCTTCACCTTCTTTTCCACAACAACATgatcatcaaaatcaaacacctTGGTAA